The Triticum dicoccoides isolate Atlit2015 ecotype Zavitan chromosome 6A, WEW_v2.0, whole genome shotgun sequence genome has a window encoding:
- the LOC119317806 gene encoding annexin D7-like translates to MATLSVPAAVPAVAEDCEQLRKAFAGWGTNERLIVSILAHRDAAQRRAIRRAYAEAYGEELLRAIGDEIHGKFERAVIQWTLDPAERDAELANEEAKKWQPGGRALVEIACARTPAQLFAAKQAYHDRFKRSLEEDVAAHVTGDFRKLLVPLVSAYRYDGPEVNTSLAHSEAKLLNGKINEKAYSDDEVVRILTTRSKAQLLATFNSYNDQFSHPITKDLKEDPKNEFLSTLRAIIRCFTCPDRYFEKVVRLALGGVGTDEDTLTRVITTRAEVDLKVIKEAYQKRNSVPLEKAVSKETSRDYEDMMLALLGAEY, encoded by the exons ATGGCGACGCTCTCCGTCCCCGCCGCCGTCCCGGCCGTCGCCGAGGACTGCGAGCAGCTGCGCAAGGCGTTCGCGGGGTGGGGCACCAATGAGCGCCTCATCGTCTCCATCCTGGCGCACCGCGACGCCGCGCAGCGCCGCGCCATCCGCCGCGCCTACGCCGAGGCCTACGGCGAGGAGCTGCTCCGCGCcatcggcgacgagatccacggcaAGTTCGAG AGGGCGGTGATCCAGTGGACGCTGGACCCGGCGGAGCGGGACGCGGAGCTGGCCAACGAGGAGGCCAAGAAGTGGCAGCCGGGGGGCCGCGCGCTCGTCGAGATCGCCTGCGCGCGCACCCCCGCGCAGCTCTTCGCCGCCAAGCAGGCCTACCACGACCGCTTCAAGCGCTCGCTCGAGGAGGACGTCGCCGCGCACGTCACCGGCGACTTCCGCAAG CTTTTGGTGCCTCTTGTAAGCGCATACCGCTACGATGGCCCGGAGGTGAACACATCGTTGGCACACTCTGAAGCCAAATTACTCAACGGAAAGATCAACGAGAAGGCCTACAGCGATGATGAGGTCGTCAGGATTCTCACCACAAGGAGCAAGGCTCAGCTACTTGCAACATTCAACAGCTACAATGATCAGTTCAGTCACCCCATCACCAAG GACCTCAAGGAAGACCCAAAGAACGAGTTCCTGTCAACCCTCAGGGCGATCATAAGGTGTTTCACCTGTCCTGACAGATACTTTGAGAAGGTCGTCCGGTTGGCCCTTGGAGGCGTCGGCACAGACGAGGACACCCTTACGAGGGTCATAACCACTCGCGCTGAGGTGGACCTGAAGGTGATAAAGGAGGCGTACCAGAAGAGGAACAGCGTCCCGCTGGAGAAGGCTGTTTCCAAGGAAACAAGCAGAGACTATGAAGATATGATGCTTGCACTTCTGGGGGCAGAGTACTGA
- the LOC119317807 gene encoding uncharacterized protein LOC119317807, which translates to MATTLKGMWGQVMGKKGEAMRELEVSIRAKGNVTQTEDALLRACMLFSNLSYTATSAVVSLVGAFASGQVHKIVGGQPMPRLFRLGFSAGVGLTAGKMMYYESLHATSLYILGREEEPFERLKMELANIILTKHSDEKLSVEAVKKHFFAENLYTDQYQDKLLFRWRQRYSYVDSTYLERMKEIEANNSVDKDKTMSVQTTGSFGNLMEDPLACILGSPDSDMENDKPPERTATILRKRDLRARRRSQRHHRRHAAL; encoded by the exons ATGGCGACGACGTTGAAGGGCATGTGGGGGCAAGTGATGGGCAAG AAGGGAGAGGCGATGCGGGAGCTGGAGGTCTCCATCCGGGCCAAG gGCAACGTGACCCAGACGGAGGACGCGCTGCTCCGGGCCTGCATGCTGTTCTCGAACCTGAGCTACACCGCGACCTCTGCGGTGGTCAGTCTCGTTGGAGCGTTCGCTTCTGGCCAAG TACATAAAATTGTTGGGGGTCAACCTATGCCTCGACTATTCAGGCTTGGTTTTTCTGCTG GTGTTGGTTTGACTGCAgggaagatgatgtattatgaatcaTTGCATGCAACTAGCCTATACATATTGGGCCGTGAAGAGGAGCCCTTTGAGCGCTTGAAAATGGAGCTCGCTAATAT AATACTTACTAAGCATAGTGATGAAAAATTATCAGTTGAAGCTGTAAAAAAGCATTTCTTTGCCGAGAATCTCTACACTGACCAATACCaggataaattacttttccggtggCGCCAACGTTACTCGTATGTTGACAGCACCTATCTGGAAAGGATGAAGGAGATTGAAGCAAACAACTCAGTGGATAAGGACAAAACAATGTCTGTCCAGACAACG GGATCATTTGGGAACCTCATGGAGGACCCACTGGCCTGTATACTGGGTTCTCCAGACAGCGACATGGAGAATGATAAACCGCCTGAGCGCACAGCTACTATCCTCAGGAAAAGAGACCTGCGAGCTCGGAGGAGAAGTCAGCGGCATCATCGTCGGCATGCGGCATTGTGA
- the LOC119317808 gene encoding phospholipid--sterol O-acyltransferase-like isoform X1, whose translation MPPWRFRSGGLACAMAIAVATAAAASVGVAAGLGDGEAEFDYRKLSGIIIPGFASTQLRAWSVLDCPYSPFDFNPLDSVWLDSTKLFSAVNCWLKCMLLDPYNQTDHPECKSRPDSGLSAITELDPGYITGPLSSIWKEWVKWCVDFGIEANAIIAVPYDWRLPPSMLEERDLYFHKLKLTFEIALKLRGGPSLVFAHSMGNNVFRYFLEWLKLEIAPKHYIQWLDKHIHAYFAVGAPLLGSTESVRATLSGTTSGLPITEGTARLMFNSFAASLWLLPFSKYCKADNVYWKHFFEGKAHINRQQCDEMEYSSDNSGWPTTLVTIEVPTVRGTDAYPSIMDITEDITSNMECGKPTLLSFSAREVSDGTLFKTMLDYDPQSKALIHQLEKYYQGDPVLNPLTPWERPPIKNVFCIYGIDTKTEVGYYFAPSGKPYPDNWIITDVIYEFEQSLLSRSGHSFSGKPNNSSGDGTVSYNSLSLCKEWLGPKVNITRTPQAEHDGSDLQTRMNAEHYHGEDLFPNMTRAPHVKYITYYEDAESIPGWRTAVWELDKANHRNIVRMPVVMRELWLEMWHDMHPYSKSKFVTKAFRGPLRHEDCHWDYAKARCAFPEFCEYRYTFGDVHLGMSCRLKYSSTMLLRQYL comes from the exons ATGCCTCCATGGCGGTTCCGATCTGGCGGCCTCGCCTGCGCGATGGCTATCGCGGTGGCAACGGCGGCCGCGGCATCCGTGGGAGTGGCCGCCGGATTAGGGGACGGCGAGGCGGAGTTCGACTACCGGAAGCTCTCCGGGATAATAATCCCGGGATTCGCGTCGACGCAGCTGCGGGCGTGGTCGGTGCTGGACTGCCCCTACTCGCCGTTCGACTTCAACCCCCTGGACTCCGTCTGGCTCGACTCCACCAAG CTTTTCTCTGCTGTAAATTGCTGGCTTAAGTGCATGCTGCTTGACCCTTATAACCAGACGGACCATCCAGAATGCAAGTCAAGGCCAGATAGTGGTCTTTCTGCGATTACAGAGTTGGACCCTGGTTATATAACAG GTCCTCTTTCTTCAATATGGAAAGAATGGGTCAAATGGTGTGTAGACTTTGGTATTGAAGCTAATGCTATCATCGCTGTTCCATACGATTGGAGGCTACCCCCATCGATGCTTGAGGAGAGGGATCTGTACTTTCATAAATTAAA ATTAACTTTTGAAATTGCATTGAAACTTCGAGGAGGGCCATCTTTGGTTTTTGCTCATTCCATGGGAAACAATGTATTCCGGTACTTTTTGGAATGGTTGAAACTGGAAATTGCCCCAAAGCACTATATCCAATGGCTCGACAAACATATACATGCATACTTTGCAGTTG gtgCCCCTCTTCTCGGATCTACTGAATCAGTCAGAGCCACTCTCTCTGGGACAACGTCTGGACTTCCAATCACTGAG GGGACAGCCCGATTGATGTTCAATTCATTTGCTGCTTCTTTATGGCTCTTGCCATTCTCAAAATACTGCAAAGCTGATAATGTATACTGGAAGCATTTTTTTGAGGGAAAGGCCCACATCAACAGACAACAATGCGATGAGATGGAGTATAGTTCTGACAACTCTGGATGGCCCACAACCCTCGTCACTATCGAGGTTCCTACAGTTCGAG GTACGGATGCTTATCCATCCATTATGGACATAACAGAGGACATAACATCCAACATGGAGTGTGGAAAGCCAACACTCTTATCATTTTCTGCCAGAGAAGTTTCAGATGGTACTTTGTTCAAAACTATGCTGGATTATGACCCACAGAGCAAAGCCCTTATCCATCAGCTGGAGAA GTACTACCAGGGTGACCCAGTTCTCAATCCTCTCACGCCCTGGGAGAGACCCCCAATAAAGAATGTATTCTGCATATATGGCATTGATACAAAGACTGAG GTAGGATACTATTTTGCACCAAGTGGCAAACCATATCCAGATAATTGGATAATAACTGATGTGATTTATGAGTTTGAACAGTCCCTACTGTCAAG ATCAGGTCATTCTTTTTCTGGAAAGCCTAACAATTCCAGTGGAGATGGAACA GTATCCTACAACTCCCTGTCATTGTGCAAGGAATGGCTTGGGCCAAAAGTGAACATAACAAGGACTCCACAG GCAGAACATGATGGGTCTGATTTACAAACAAGAATGAATGCTGAGCACTATCATGGTGAGGATCTATTTCCCAACATGACGAGGGCTCCACATGTAAAGTACATAACGTACTATGAGGATGCTGAAAGTATTCCAGGATGGAGAACAGCAGTCTGGGAGCTTGACAAAG CAAATCACAGGAATATTGTTAGGATGCCAGTGGTCATGCGTGAGTTATGGCTTGAAATGTGGCATGACATGCACCCTTATTCAAAATCAAAATTCGTGACAAAAG CGTTCCGAGGTCCATTGAGACACGAAGATTGCCACTGGGACTATGCAAAAGCTCGGTGCGCCTTTCCAGAATTCTGTGAATACAG GTACACGTTTGGTGACGTGCATCTAGGAATGAGCTGCAGGCTGAAATATTCATCAACTATGCTCCTTCGGCAGTATCTCTGA
- the LOC119317808 gene encoding phospholipid--sterol O-acyltransferase-like isoform X2, whose translation MPPWRFRSGGLACAMAIAVATAAAASVGVAAGLGDGEAEFDYRKLSGIIIPGFASTQLRAWSVLDCPYSPFDFNPLDSVWLDSTKLFSAVNCWLKCMLLDPYNQTDHPECKSRPDSGLSAITELDPGYITGPLSSIWKEWVKWCVDFGIEANAIIAVPYDWRLPPSMLEERDLYFHKLKLTFEIALKLRGGPSLVFAHSMGNNVFRYFLEWLKLEIAPKHYIQWLDKHIHAYFAVGAPLLGSTESVRATLSGTTSGLPITEGTARLMFNSFAASLWLLPFSKYCKADNVYWKHFFEGKAHINRQQCDEMEYSSDNSGWPTTLVTIEVPTVRGTDAYPSIMDITEDITSNMECGKPTLLSFSAREVSDGTLFKTMLDYDPQSKALIHQLEKYYQGDPVLNPLTPWERPPIKNVFCIYGIDTKTEVGYYFAPSGKPYPDNWIITDVIYEFEQSLLSRSGHSFSGKPNNSSGDGTVSYNSLSLCKEWLGPKVNITRTPQAEHDGSDLQTRMNAEHYHGEDLFPNMTRAPHVKYITYYEDAESIPGWRTAVWELDKANHRNIVRMPVVMRELWLEMWHDMHPYSKSKFVTKAFRGPLRHEDCHWDYAKARYTFGDVHLGMSCRLKYSSTMLLRQYL comes from the exons ATGCCTCCATGGCGGTTCCGATCTGGCGGCCTCGCCTGCGCGATGGCTATCGCGGTGGCAACGGCGGCCGCGGCATCCGTGGGAGTGGCCGCCGGATTAGGGGACGGCGAGGCGGAGTTCGACTACCGGAAGCTCTCCGGGATAATAATCCCGGGATTCGCGTCGACGCAGCTGCGGGCGTGGTCGGTGCTGGACTGCCCCTACTCGCCGTTCGACTTCAACCCCCTGGACTCCGTCTGGCTCGACTCCACCAAG CTTTTCTCTGCTGTAAATTGCTGGCTTAAGTGCATGCTGCTTGACCCTTATAACCAGACGGACCATCCAGAATGCAAGTCAAGGCCAGATAGTGGTCTTTCTGCGATTACAGAGTTGGACCCTGGTTATATAACAG GTCCTCTTTCTTCAATATGGAAAGAATGGGTCAAATGGTGTGTAGACTTTGGTATTGAAGCTAATGCTATCATCGCTGTTCCATACGATTGGAGGCTACCCCCATCGATGCTTGAGGAGAGGGATCTGTACTTTCATAAATTAAA ATTAACTTTTGAAATTGCATTGAAACTTCGAGGAGGGCCATCTTTGGTTTTTGCTCATTCCATGGGAAACAATGTATTCCGGTACTTTTTGGAATGGTTGAAACTGGAAATTGCCCCAAAGCACTATATCCAATGGCTCGACAAACATATACATGCATACTTTGCAGTTG gtgCCCCTCTTCTCGGATCTACTGAATCAGTCAGAGCCACTCTCTCTGGGACAACGTCTGGACTTCCAATCACTGAG GGGACAGCCCGATTGATGTTCAATTCATTTGCTGCTTCTTTATGGCTCTTGCCATTCTCAAAATACTGCAAAGCTGATAATGTATACTGGAAGCATTTTTTTGAGGGAAAGGCCCACATCAACAGACAACAATGCGATGAGATGGAGTATAGTTCTGACAACTCTGGATGGCCCACAACCCTCGTCACTATCGAGGTTCCTACAGTTCGAG GTACGGATGCTTATCCATCCATTATGGACATAACAGAGGACATAACATCCAACATGGAGTGTGGAAAGCCAACACTCTTATCATTTTCTGCCAGAGAAGTTTCAGATGGTACTTTGTTCAAAACTATGCTGGATTATGACCCACAGAGCAAAGCCCTTATCCATCAGCTGGAGAA GTACTACCAGGGTGACCCAGTTCTCAATCCTCTCACGCCCTGGGAGAGACCCCCAATAAAGAATGTATTCTGCATATATGGCATTGATACAAAGACTGAG GTAGGATACTATTTTGCACCAAGTGGCAAACCATATCCAGATAATTGGATAATAACTGATGTGATTTATGAGTTTGAACAGTCCCTACTGTCAAG ATCAGGTCATTCTTTTTCTGGAAAGCCTAACAATTCCAGTGGAGATGGAACA GTATCCTACAACTCCCTGTCATTGTGCAAGGAATGGCTTGGGCCAAAAGTGAACATAACAAGGACTCCACAG GCAGAACATGATGGGTCTGATTTACAAACAAGAATGAATGCTGAGCACTATCATGGTGAGGATCTATTTCCCAACATGACGAGGGCTCCACATGTAAAGTACATAACGTACTATGAGGATGCTGAAAGTATTCCAGGATGGAGAACAGCAGTCTGGGAGCTTGACAAAG CAAATCACAGGAATATTGTTAGGATGCCAGTGGTCATGCGTGAGTTATGGCTTGAAATGTGGCATGACATGCACCCTTATTCAAAATCAAAATTCGTGACAAAAG CGTTCCGAGGTCCATTGAGACACGAAGATTGCCACTGGGACTATGCAAAAGCTCG GTACACGTTTGGTGACGTGCATCTAGGAATGAGCTGCAGGCTGAAATATTCATCAACTATGCTCCTTCGGCAGTATCTCTGA